Proteins from one Larimichthys crocea isolate SSNF chromosome XX, L_crocea_2.0, whole genome shotgun sequence genomic window:
- the ankrd16 gene encoding ankyrin repeat domain-containing protein 16 — MDDNTLKALVKLAQEGQLSSLEEQITSGGSAAAQTVSSKHFGRSGDTLLHYAARHGHLDVVEYLIKRLGMDVEVYNNDYKRPLHEAASMSHQACVSYLLREGAKVDSLKKADWTPLMMACTRRNLDVIQDLLHHGADPALRNKDGWNSFHIACREGYPPVIQHLLLVAPDVWRTVSKTRRTPLHTAAMHGCEEVIKILLERCGYTSDSADSCGVTPFMDAVRNGHISVARLLLEKHQASPTAADRVGAQPVHQVAVTGQNEALRFLVRDLNVDVNQRATDMQLTALHYAAKEGHTSSIKTLLELGADLHVRDKKGRSALHMACIGQHADAAQTLMQLGLRDSADASGITARQHAKKQHVVQVFECDSPNAV, encoded by the exons ATGGACGACAACACTCTGAAGGCGCTGGTGAAGCTCGCTCAGGAGGGACAGCTGAGCTCTTTGGAGGAACAGATAACGTCGGGCGGCTCGGCGGCGGCTCAGACTGTCAGTAGCAAACACTTCGGTCGGTCAGGAGACACCCTGCTGCACTACGCTGCCAGACACGGACACCTGGATGTTGTGGAGTATCTCATAAAGCGGCTGGGCATGGACGTGGAGGTGTACAACAACGACTACAAGAGGCCGCTGCACGAAGCTGCGTCCATGAGCCACCAGGCATGTGTGAGCTACCTGCTACGAGAAGGCGCCAAGGTGGACAGTCTGAAGAAGGCGGACTG gaCTCCCCTGATGATGGCCTGCACTCGGAGAAACCTCGACGTGATCCAGGATCTGCTGCACCACGGGGCCGACCCTGCCCTGAGGAACAAAGACGGCTGGAACTCCTTCCACATCGCCTGCAGGGAGGGCTACCCTCCAGTCATACAGCACCTGCTCCTCGTGGCACCGGACGTCTGGAGGACGGTGAGCAAGACGCGCAGGACGCCGCTGCACACTGCAG CAATGCACGGCTGTGAGGAGGTTATTAAGATTTTGCTGGAGAG ATGTGGCTACACCTCAGACAGCGCTGACAGCTGTGGAGTCACTCCTTTCATGGACGCCGTCAGGAATGGACACATTTCTGTGGCCAGGCTGCTTTTGGAGAAGCACCAG GCGTCTccaacagcagctgacagagtCGGGGCTCAGCCGGTGCACCAGGTCGCTGTCACTGGACAAAACGAGGCGCTGCGGTTCCTGGTACGGGACCTAAATGTTGACGTGAACCAAAGGGCGACTGACATGCAGCTCACTGCCCTGCATTACGCTGCAAAG GAAGGCCACACGTCCTCGATAAAAACACTGCTGGAGCTGGGGGCAGATCTTCATGTTCGGGACAAGAAGGGAAGAAGTG ctCTCCACATGGCCTGCATCGGGCAGCATGCAGATGCAGCCCAGACTCTCATGCAGCTCGGACTCAGAGACTCAGCGGACGCATCTGGTATAACAGCGCGGCAGCATGCCAAGAAACAACACGTAGTACAAGTCTTCGAGTGCGACTCGCCCAACGCAGTATAA